One Cervus canadensis isolate Bull #8, Minnesota chromosome 1, ASM1932006v1, whole genome shotgun sequence genomic window carries:
- the AOC2 gene encoding retina-specific copper amine oxidase isoform X2, whose product MNLKVVLVFLALSLITIFALAYVLLTSRGGSNLPPRCPSVSPRAQPWTHPGQSQLFADLSREELTAVMSFLTQKLGPGLVDAAQAQPSDNCIFSVELQLPPKAAALAHLDRGSPPPAREALAIVFFGGQPQPNVTELVVGPLPQPSYMRDVTVERHGGPLPYHRRPMLATESAQMWTHLKEVEFPKAPVFLASVFNYNGSTLAALHATPRGLRSGDRATWIALYHNISGVGIFLHPVGLELLLDHRALDPAHWAVQQVFYLGHYYADLGQLEWEFKAGRLDVVRVPLPLPDGASSLRSRVSPGPLPPLEFSPQGSRYSVQGHLVESFLWTFTFGHGAFSGMRIFDVRFKGERVAYEVSVQECVSIYGADSPKTMMTRYLDSSYGLGRHSRGLVRGVDCPYQSTMVDTHVLVGQGAVQLLPGAVCVFEEAQGLPLRRHHNQLQSHFYGGLAGSALVVRSVSSVGNYDYIWDFVLHPNGALEGRVHATGYINTAFLSRGEESLLFGNRVGERVLGAVHTHAFHFKLDLDVAGLKNWVVAEDVVFKPVAAPWSPEHQLQRPQLTRYQLVVTRRKEEESQSSSIYYQNDIWTATAAFADFINNETLLGEDLVAWVTASFLHIPHAEDVPNTVTLGNRVGFLLRPYNFFDEDPSIFSPGSVYFERGQDAGFCSVNHVACIPHLAACVPDLPPFSYQDL is encoded by the exons ATGAATCTCAAGGTAGTCCTCGTGTTCCTGGCACTGTCTCTCATCACCATCTTTGCCCTGGCCTATGTCTTGCTGACCAGCCGTGGTGGCTCCAACCTGCCTCCCCGCTGCCCCTCTGTATCCCCCCGTGCCCAGCCCTGGACACACCCTGGCCAGAGCCAGCTGTTTGCAGACCTGAGCCGAGAAGAGCTGACAGCTGTGatgagcttcctgacccagaagcTGGGGCCAGGCCTGGTGGATGCAGCCCAGGCCCAACCCTCAGACAACTGCATCTTTTCGGTAGAGCTACAGCTGCCCCCCAAGGCTGCAGCCCTGGCCCACCTGGACAGGGGGAGCCCCCCACCTGCCCGGGAGGCACTGGCCATCGTCTTCTTTGGCGGACAACCCCAGCCCAATGTGACTGAGCTGGTGGTGGGGCCGCTGCCCCAGCCCTCCTACATGCGGGATGTGACCGTGGAGCGTCATGGGGGTCCCCTGCCCTATCACCGACGCCCCATGCTGGCAACCGAGTCTGCCCAGATGTGGACGCATCTGAAAGAGGTGGAGTTCCCCAAGGCCCCAGTCTTCCTGGCTTCTGTCTTCAACTACAATGGCTCCACTTTGGCGGCTCTGCATGCCACCCCTCGTGGCTTGCGCTCAGGGGACCGTGCTACCTGGATAGCCCTCTACCATAACATCTCAGGTGTCGGGATTTTTCTTCACCCCGTGGGGCTCGAGCTACTGCTGGACCATAGGGCCCTGGACCCTGCCCATTGGGCTGTCCAGCAGGTTTTCTACCTCGGGCACTACTATGCAGACTTGGGTCAGTTGGAATGGGAGTTTAAGGCTGGCCGGCTGGACGTGGTTAGAGTTCCTCTACCCCTGCCAGATGGGGCCTCTTCCCTCCGCTCCCGGGTCTCCCCAGGCCCTCTGCCCCCTCTTGAGTTCTCACCTCAGGGCTCCCGGTACAGCGTCCAAGGGCACCTGGTAGAGTCTTTCCTCTGGACATTTACCTTTGGCCATGGGGCATTCAGTGGCATGAGAATTTTTGATGTTCGGTTCAAGGGTGAGCGAGTGGCCTATGAAGTCAGTGTCCAGGAGTGTGTGTCTATCTATGGCGCCGATTCACCCAAGACCATGATGACCCGATACCTTGATAGCAGCTATGGACTTGGCCGGCACAGCCGAGGCTTGGTGCGGGGAGTAGACTGCCCCTATCAGTCTACCATGGTGGACACCCACGTGTTGGTGGGTCAAGGGGCAGTCCAGCTGCTCCCGGGggctgtgtgtgtatttgaggAGGCCCAGGGACTACCCCTCCGAAGGCACCACAATCAGCTTCAGAGTCACTTCTATGGTGGTTTGGCCGGCTCTGCCCTCGTAGTCAGGTCTGTGTCCTCTGTAGGCAACTATGACTACATTTGGGACTTTGTATTGCACCCAAATGGGGCACTTGAAGGGCGGGTCCATGCCACGGGCTACATCAACACAGCTTTCCTGAGCAGGGGAGAGGAGAGCCTCCTCTTTGGGAACCGCGTGGGGGAGCGAGTGCTGGGGGCGGTGCACACACATGCCTTCCACTTCAAGCTGGACCTGGATGTGGCAG GGCTGAAAAACTGGGTGGTAGCTGAAGACGTGGTGTTTAAACCTGTGGCAGCCCCTTGGAGTCCGGAGCACCAACTGCAGCGCCCACAGCTGACTCG ATACCAGCTTGTGGTGACccggaggaaggaggaggagtcCCAGAGCAGCAGCATCTATTACCAGAATGACATCTGGACAGCCACTGCGGCCTTTGCTGACTTCATCAACAATGAGACCCTCTTAGGAGAG GACCTGGTGGCTTGGGTTACAGCCAGCTTCCTGCACATCCCCCACGCTGAGGATGTCCCCAACACAGTGACTCTGGGGAACAGAGTTGGCTTCTTGCTCCGACCCTATAACTTCTTTGACGAGGACCCCTCCATCTTCTCCCCTGGCAGTGTCTACTTTGAGAGAGGCCAGGATGCTGGGTTCTGCAGTGTGAATCATGTGGCCTGCATTCCCCACCTGGCAGCCTGTGTCCCGGACCTGCCGCCTTTCTCTTACCAAGACTTGTAG
- the AOC2 gene encoding retina-specific copper amine oxidase isoform X1, which translates to MNLKVVLVFLALSLITIFALAYVLLTSRGGSNLPPRCPSVSPRAQPWTHPGQSQLFADLSREELTAVMSFLTQKLGPGLVDAAQAQPSDNCIFSVELQLPPKAAALAHLDRGSPPPAREALAIVFFGGQPQPNVTELVVGPLPQPSYMRDVTVERHGGPLPYHRRPMLATESAQMWTHLKEVEFPKAPVFLASVFNYNGSTLAALHATPRGLRSGDRATWIALYHNISGVGIFLHPVGLELLLDHRALDPAHWAVQQVFYLGHYYADLGQLEWEFKAGRLDVVRVPLPLPDGASSLRSRVSPGPLPPLEFSPQGSRYSVQGHLVESFLWTFTFGHGAFSGMRIFDVRFKGERVAYEVSVQECVSIYGADSPKTMMTRYLDSSYGLGRHSRGLVRGVDCPYQSTMVDTHVLVGQGAVQLLPGAVCVFEEAQGLPLRRHHNQLQSHFYGGLAGSALVVRSVSSVGNYDYIWDFVLHPNGALEGRVHATGYINTAFLSRGEESLLFGNRVGERVLGAVHTHAFHFKLDLDVAGLKNWVVAEDVVFKPVAAPWSPEHQLQRPQLTRQVLGREDLTAFFLGSPLPRYLYLASNQTNAWGHQRGYRIQIHSPLGIHMPLDSTMERALSWGRYQLVVTRRKEEESQSSSIYYQNDIWTATAAFADFINNETLLGEDLVAWVTASFLHIPHAEDVPNTVTLGNRVGFLLRPYNFFDEDPSIFSPGSVYFERGQDAGFCSVNHVACIPHLAACVPDLPPFSYQDL; encoded by the exons ATGAATCTCAAGGTAGTCCTCGTGTTCCTGGCACTGTCTCTCATCACCATCTTTGCCCTGGCCTATGTCTTGCTGACCAGCCGTGGTGGCTCCAACCTGCCTCCCCGCTGCCCCTCTGTATCCCCCCGTGCCCAGCCCTGGACACACCCTGGCCAGAGCCAGCTGTTTGCAGACCTGAGCCGAGAAGAGCTGACAGCTGTGatgagcttcctgacccagaagcTGGGGCCAGGCCTGGTGGATGCAGCCCAGGCCCAACCCTCAGACAACTGCATCTTTTCGGTAGAGCTACAGCTGCCCCCCAAGGCTGCAGCCCTGGCCCACCTGGACAGGGGGAGCCCCCCACCTGCCCGGGAGGCACTGGCCATCGTCTTCTTTGGCGGACAACCCCAGCCCAATGTGACTGAGCTGGTGGTGGGGCCGCTGCCCCAGCCCTCCTACATGCGGGATGTGACCGTGGAGCGTCATGGGGGTCCCCTGCCCTATCACCGACGCCCCATGCTGGCAACCGAGTCTGCCCAGATGTGGACGCATCTGAAAGAGGTGGAGTTCCCCAAGGCCCCAGTCTTCCTGGCTTCTGTCTTCAACTACAATGGCTCCACTTTGGCGGCTCTGCATGCCACCCCTCGTGGCTTGCGCTCAGGGGACCGTGCTACCTGGATAGCCCTCTACCATAACATCTCAGGTGTCGGGATTTTTCTTCACCCCGTGGGGCTCGAGCTACTGCTGGACCATAGGGCCCTGGACCCTGCCCATTGGGCTGTCCAGCAGGTTTTCTACCTCGGGCACTACTATGCAGACTTGGGTCAGTTGGAATGGGAGTTTAAGGCTGGCCGGCTGGACGTGGTTAGAGTTCCTCTACCCCTGCCAGATGGGGCCTCTTCCCTCCGCTCCCGGGTCTCCCCAGGCCCTCTGCCCCCTCTTGAGTTCTCACCTCAGGGCTCCCGGTACAGCGTCCAAGGGCACCTGGTAGAGTCTTTCCTCTGGACATTTACCTTTGGCCATGGGGCATTCAGTGGCATGAGAATTTTTGATGTTCGGTTCAAGGGTGAGCGAGTGGCCTATGAAGTCAGTGTCCAGGAGTGTGTGTCTATCTATGGCGCCGATTCACCCAAGACCATGATGACCCGATACCTTGATAGCAGCTATGGACTTGGCCGGCACAGCCGAGGCTTGGTGCGGGGAGTAGACTGCCCCTATCAGTCTACCATGGTGGACACCCACGTGTTGGTGGGTCAAGGGGCAGTCCAGCTGCTCCCGGGggctgtgtgtgtatttgaggAGGCCCAGGGACTACCCCTCCGAAGGCACCACAATCAGCTTCAGAGTCACTTCTATGGTGGTTTGGCCGGCTCTGCCCTCGTAGTCAGGTCTGTGTCCTCTGTAGGCAACTATGACTACATTTGGGACTTTGTATTGCACCCAAATGGGGCACTTGAAGGGCGGGTCCATGCCACGGGCTACATCAACACAGCTTTCCTGAGCAGGGGAGAGGAGAGCCTCCTCTTTGGGAACCGCGTGGGGGAGCGAGTGCTGGGGGCGGTGCACACACATGCCTTCCACTTCAAGCTGGACCTGGATGTGGCAG GGCTGAAAAACTGGGTGGTAGCTGAAGACGTGGTGTTTAAACCTGTGGCAGCCCCTTGGAGTCCGGAGCACCAACTGCAGCGCCCACAGCTGACTCGGCAGGTCCTGGGAAGGGAGGACCTGACGGCTTTTTTCTTGGGGAGCCCCCTTCCCCGCTACCTTTACTTGGCTAGCAACCAGACTAATGCCTGGGGTCATCAGCGCGGGTACCGAATCCAGATCCACAGCCCTCTTGGCATACACATGCCGCTGGACAGCACCATGGAGAGGGCCCTCAgctgggggag ATACCAGCTTGTGGTGACccggaggaaggaggaggagtcCCAGAGCAGCAGCATCTATTACCAGAATGACATCTGGACAGCCACTGCGGCCTTTGCTGACTTCATCAACAATGAGACCCTCTTAGGAGAG GACCTGGTGGCTTGGGTTACAGCCAGCTTCCTGCACATCCCCCACGCTGAGGATGTCCCCAACACAGTGACTCTGGGGAACAGAGTTGGCTTCTTGCTCCGACCCTATAACTTCTTTGACGAGGACCCCTCCATCTTCTCCCCTGGCAGTGTCTACTTTGAGAGAGGCCAGGATGCTGGGTTCTGCAGTGTGAATCATGTGGCCTGCATTCCCCACCTGGCAGCCTGTGTCCCGGACCTGCCGCCTTTCTCTTACCAAGACTTGTAG